In the Telopea speciosissima isolate NSW1024214 ecotype Mountain lineage chromosome 6, Tspe_v1, whole genome shotgun sequence genome, TTAGAACCAGAACGTGGGTGTTGCAACTACCGCCCAAACAGATTTGACCAGCAAGGAAATAATAACTAgacagaagaaggaagaagaaactcTCACAGGGGTAGGGAAAAGAAAGGGGGTAGAAGCAAGGAGACGACAGCTAAGCTGCCAAGCCACGCAGGCACACACTCAACCAACTCACTTTTGCATTCTCTATCAACTACTCCAATCATTGGGTTACATATCTATTTATGAaagccaaaaaatcaaagactcctaattacttcctaaaacatagactaataaaatagaaactcaataaaactaAAATTCGAAATTTTCCTACACGTCTAATAGctatcccaaataaaataaattctaaatatcCAACTGAATCAGAACAAGGTTGGGGCGATTCATCTTGGTCTGGGTCTCGGGTTTGTTTCAACCACAAATCCGCATTAAAAGGCTTGATAAATTCAGCTGAAAAATGTCCATTCATTGAAAGAGCCCTTTAAGCCATATGAAATTACAAGAaggataaaaattaaaaacagttAATTTCCCTAGACACATATATGACCAAAACTTAAAATACTAGGAAAGAGGTCTCAGACAAACAGGTATATACAAAAACTGataataaaaaacagaaatgttTATAAACTCATACAAAACCAGAATCATACCATGGTTACAAAAATCGATTCCAGGAACAAGGCCCTCAACCCAAACAGTCTCTCCTTGTGTTGAAGGTGATGTATCTTCACCAGTTTTGTTCTGTACCCCAGAAACACCACAACCTAAAATCGGAAGTATGTAGTACCAGTTAAATGGGAAATAATTATTTCTCAAAAAGTAAACAATGACAGAAATGGTAACTCATCTAAAGCCCACCCTGCATCTTTCACACTTTTCAGGAACAAGAAAACCCCAACTAAGAAAGAATgaacaaataagaagaaaataaaaagattatcTCACTTTTTTCAGCCTTCTCCTGAACTTGCGTCTCACTGGAACAGCAATTTTCTTGTTCTTCAGGCATTTGAGGAAATACATATGCACGTGAAAAAGGAATGTTCAAAGCACGAGTCCAAAAGATAGAGTTTGCCCTATCATAATGCAATTGATAGATATAGTCGGGTCAAATCTGAGTACGACATACAcatcaaagaaaatacataagaTATATAGACATACATATCAAAGAGAATACATAAGATATACAAGTTtgttgagaattaggggtagttttgtcttGTTACTTTTAGTTTGTgggatttctattttattttcctgtttttctgTCCTTGGTTGATAAGCTGTAATAGGTGAGGGCTTTGGGGGTAATTTCATTATAAACCTCTAACCCCACACCTAATTTCGTTTGgcccatattataaatatatttgcTGATCCTGCGATAAAAAACAATTCCGATCGCAGGctgccttctcttctctctcggcAGTGACTTCTTCTCCACTCTTCtcctcttattcttctcttcttcttctttcttctactgATTAGTTAAGTTTCGGAtctgtaacatggtatcagagctctacTAATCAGTGGAAGGTTCCTCTCTTATCTCCTTCTGCTGATTTTTCCTTCGGTTTTAGCTTtctggtgtgcagccacctgtTGCTGCTCTGTTTTTCGGGGTTGATGGATTGAAGACTTTGTTGGTGGGGTGACTCCGTTCCAGTGGCACTGTCGTTTAGGCCATTTGTCTTTAGTTAGGTTAAAgttgttatttccttcttttaagtCTGTGTCTCGGTTAGAGTGTGAAGCCTGCGAATTGGGACAACATCACTGTGCCTCTTTCCCTTCTCGCACTATGGCTTGTAGTtcgtctttattttctttagttcattcggatatttggggtccttgttgTGTTAAGAATCGGAGTGGGTTCATGTATTTTTTAACTTTTGTGGACGACCATTCTCGTCTCACATGGTtatacctcttgaaggatcgttCCGAGTTTCTATCTGTATTCcaatatttttataatgaaattaaaACTCAGTTTGGTTTATCTATTAAAATCGTTCggtctgataatgctttggagtaTGTTCAGCGTGATATCTcggatttttttgtttctcatgGAATGATTCACCAAACTAGCTGTTcctacactccacaacaaaatggggtggcggAACGTaagaatagacatttacttGAGGTTGCCCGCACTATAATGTtccatatgcatgttcccaagcaCTTTTGGTGTGAAGGGGTATTTACTGCCTGTTACCTGATTAATCGaatgccttcttctgttctGGCCGACAAGTCCCcattttccattgtttttccCGACCAACCCAGTTGTCATTTACCTCCTCAtgtttttgggtgtatttgttttGCTCACAATCTCCATGCTCCTTTTGATAAACTCTCTCCCCGGTCCACtaagtgtgtttttcttggatactcttgtacccagaaagggtacaaatgttatgACCCTATTGCCCATCGGTTTTTGTGAGTGttgatgtcaccttccttgaggaccgttcttatttttcttcatccTCCTCTGTCTCGGAAGATGATTGGCATCTTAATGCTCCTCCTCCTATCCCTGCACTTGTCCCATTCTCTACACCACCAATACAGGTTTATCAGCGGCGTGACAAGAAAGTACCACAAGAAGAGGTTCCAATGGCTCCACCTGTTTCACTACCTCTGCCGACTTCTTCGGCTAGTGAAgctccaccttcttcttcaactgaTGACTTACCTATTTCTTTGCGTAAAGGTACTCGCTCTTGCACTCAAAAGTTCACTGCTTTATATTCTATTGATAAGTATGTGTCCCTTTCTCACTTACCCTCTTCAGTTCATACTTTTGCCTTACCCTTGTCTTCCAAACCTATTCCCAAAAATCATATTGAGGCTCTTCATCTTCCTGGTTGGAAGGCGGCCAAGGATTTGGAAATTGATGCTCTCTTATCTCGTCACACTTGGAGTTTGGTTGATCTGCCTCCTGGAAAGGAActtgttaagtgtcgttggGTTTACACCATCAAATACCTTCCagatggttctgttgagcggcttaaaGCCCGTCTAGTTGCCATGGGGTATACACAGACTTATGGTGTGGActactttgagaccttctctcctgttgctCGGCTGAATTCTGTTCGCCTACTTATTTCTATGGTAGTTAATTTTGATTCGCCCTTTTTTCAATTGGATATTAAAAACGCCTTCTTGTATGGTGATCTTCATGAGGAgctgtatatggagcaacctcctgggtatgttgctcaaggggagaaTGGTGCttaggtgtgcaaattgcagaaaGCAATCTATGGCCTCATACAATCACCAAGAGCGTGATTTGAGAAGTTCAGTACCACAGTTGTATCATGCGGTTTTTCACAGTGTTATTCTGatcattctgtgtttgttcgtCGTCATCGTGGCAAGTTGGTTATTCTGCTtgtgtacgttgatgatattattgtttCTGGGGATGATGTGTCAGGCATTGCTGAGGTAAAGGCTTACTAACAACAAGGATTTAGGTAAACTTCACTACTTTCTTGGCGTTGAGGTTGTGAGAAGTAAGAAGGGTATCAGTCTTTCCCAGAGGAAGTCTGTTTTAGATCTTTTATATGATTCTGGTATGCTTGCGTCTAAGCCAGTGGATATCcccatggatcctcatcaaAAGTTTGGTGTAGATGATGGCAATCCCCTCAAAGATGTGCACCAGTACAGAAGTTTAGTTGGAAAGTTGATTTACCTTACTGTCATGAAACCAGACATTTCTTTTGCTGTTGGAGTtctgagccagtttatgcaaacTCCTCAGAAAGCTCATTGGGATGTTGCTATTCGCATCCTTCGTTATTTGAAGGGTGCTCCTGGTAAAGGGTTGATTTATCTTCCTAATCGGCATATGGACCTGGTTGCTTATTCTAATGCAGACTGGGCTGGATCGGTGTGTGATCATTGTTCcactacaggttattgtacatttgttggggGTAACCTTGTCTCGTGGTGAAGTAAAAAGCAGACTACTATTGCACGGTCAAGTGCACAGGCAGAGTACCCACACTACAGCTGAGTTGATTTGGCTTAGGTCCCTACTTCTTAAGATGGGATTTTCTATGTCTAAGCCGATGaagatgtactgtgataaccagGCAGCCATATATATTGCTAGTAACCCTGTTTACCATGAGTGGactaaacacattgaggtgGACTGCCATTTTGTTCGCGATGCCGTCTTGAAAAAGCTAGTTGAGACTTCGTTTGTTTCGTCTTCagatcagcaagctgatgtcttcaccaagtcGCTTGCCCCTAATTTTCGCACCTGTTgcaacaagctgagcatgggagaCCTATATGcttcagcttgagggggagtgttgagaattaggggtagttttgtcttGTTACTTTTAGTTTGTgggatttctattttattttcctgtttttctgTCATTGGTTGATAAGTTGTAATAGGTGAGGGCTTGGGGTAATTTCATTATCAACCTCTAACCCCACACCTAATTTCGTTTGgcccatattataaatatatttgcTGGTCCTGCGATAGAAAACAATGCTAATCGCTGGCtgccttcttttctctctcggcAGTGACTTATTCTCCACTCTTCTCCtcttattcttcaattcttcttctttcttctactgATTAGTTAAGTTTCTGATCTGTAACAAAGTTCATTGCAACAAAAGCATCTGAGGTCTGGGGGCACAAGATCCATTAATGAATCTGTACTCTGAAAAGCCCATAAGTCGCCATATTGCTCATGTTCGGGTATGGAATTAAATGTTGACATATTTCAGTTATTTTGACATGGAGCAAATTCAAAATACGCCAATGCCTTTGGTTGAAAGTGTGTAAAGACATACAGTTACATTGATTTGTTTGATCAAAATCACAGAAAGATCACCATTTCAGCTGGGACCAAATTCAGATCAGCCATGAACAAATTCATCTTTCATTCTTAATATTTGGGGGATAGGGATTTATCACCAAATGAATCCAACCTAAGAGAATGcaccaaaaatatttaatttttaacCAATGACAAAAAGCTTACCCAAGTATTTGAAAGAGCGGGGGAAAAAGATGTAGAAAGCAATAAAATAGAGTTTATGCCCCTAATAAGTGAAGAagaccaatttgagctaaacaATAGTGGGTTTGCTTGGTTGGGATTATTAATGTAGCTCACAATAGGAaaaggatcctattagaggccaagcaacaagATCTAAATACAGCTGCTGATTTGGCTAGGCAGTTTGGAGCTGTTTAgggcaaatctagggtttaggctagggttatgAATGAAAGTAATAcatggtaatgatcagcaggtctagggggtcttTTTGACataaaaatattgggatttggatcaatttaaaattcttgcagaattagggttagggtttcgggttttaaaaattaagaaaaattatcaaaactagggttttgagttgGAGATTGGAGTAGGGCTTTTGGTCAGATATTAGAGGGGTTAGGGGGAAGGTTCGGCTGTAATATGAGCTGAATTGGATGGCTAATTAGGTCTGAACAGGTTTTTGGCTATTTAGGGTTTAGTGGAGAtgaaggggaattagggtttgagtgaTGGGAAGAGGCAGCAACTTAGATCGAGTATGGAGGGTGTTGAGGAGGAGTTGTGGTCAAAGTATGAGAGGATTCTGATGAGGGAACAGGTCTGGATAGGTTCTAgataaattagggtttatgaaattaaaacagaaaataaatggatcgaatggggaaggagaaggaatgataaaacaaaaattaaattcaaactcaccattggaatccaccggcagcagcttgaatgatgaaggataaaaccaccttcagagagagatcctcccaaccgtcacggcgtaaggagtcgcaggaatccacccaccctttccaccttgaaatccacaaggatgcacactcaaaggagcagaacagcagcagcagtcggCCAGCAACAGAAAACAGtcttttaaattcaaatttcaatgtgggggagccctccacgatttactaTATTAATAAgatggctttatgccaagtccTAGTACAATTTAAAGTCttttccttcaaaaatcgtggaaggaagagatttaatctaacttaactaatttaaaacagtaaaagacctatttaaccctactaacttaagttaaaagatatctaacttaaaataactaatttaaaagaagattccatattagccaataggatataaggacttattaaccaataggaacacttcacttaaattagaccaattgaaccaattgggtgcaaccaattctaaaccggttcaatctaaaaataggaaaataaactaagtattgggctaatcccgtatgcaacctatatacccctagtttaagctcattaaagtggcctaatacataaaaaacccttgggaacaaaggcccaacatatatataacccaaccctaggcctatttctaaagaaataagccctatttggtgatcattttGCATCAATTATTTTTGGGCTAGTGAGGGACATTGGGTTGATAAGCTTGAACATTGCATGTTGAGTGCTTTGAATGGAGTGTTTAGAGTGAATTTTCTATTACTATCTTTTGCCGGAGTTTCACTCCCCCAGCCTTATGCTCTTGCTAATAAgagcctctctttttttttgtgaagggTGTCAGCTGGTGCTTTTAATAATCTACTATCacttattccaaaaaaaaaaagaaacaaataaaaaagaaatcttCTACATAACAATAGTTCCCCAAGAAGATACTTACCAAAGGAAGTCTTCAAATTGCACCTCGCTGGTAAGATGATCAAGAAGAATACCACATTTTCAGTATCTATAACCCAATAAAGGAAAACTTAAAAAAGGAataagaatgaaaaataaaataaaataagagttTAAGAAGGTTCGACATGGAATGTTAAGCAGCatcaactcaactcaattcagccatatcccaactaaatgggtcggCTAGTTAAGCAGCATCAAATTAGATTATATTATGCAATGAATAATGCTAaggaaaatttaaaattatataAGACGAAAGGATctaataataaacaaatacaTAATCATGAAAaacttgtaaatttcaaactaGGCTCTGTTGTTGTAATGTCAATACTACAATTAAGCATTTGTAGGATACAACTTTCAAAGTAAATGTTTGTACCGCAAAATTCATCCATGTGACAGAAAATCATGGATTAGAAGACATCCACAGGCtgtagaaaatatatatatatattacaatcaggttttttttttttttttttggggggggggggggagggagaagtcagaaaaaaaaaatttaatgaagcaagaggagaaaaagagaaaagggtaAAGAGCCTACACATGAACAGATAACCCCTATATAAAAGGAAATAATGCACAAGTACACCTCGAGTCTATGCAAAAGAAGGTGCCACTGACACCTAATAGCAGAGATATTAACAGAAGAAAACTTTACAGTGGAGAAGCGCACCATATGAGATTCTGTTTACCCCAGTTTACCACTACATGTCCTGTTAAAGCATGGTTATTGAAAACTCTATTAGGGCACCAAATGATAGCCCCTGGTATTAATGCTTTTCATAGCGTTAATTGTTCGCCAAAGAAATTAATCTCTAGCCTGCAATGAAACTAGGGTCCCTTCAATATGGTCCTTTTAgcttatttgaattttttcatcagaaggggaaaaaaagtttctttgaatttatttggacattttaaaaaaaaaaaaaaaaaaaaaagatcctaCTGTTacaaataatgaaaaattatGAATTTTCATCTAGAGACATCGAATATCTATCATACCCATAGATTGAAACTTTCCAGGTCCATCAGACTCAGTTATTATTAGAATCATTCCAACTGTTTGGAATAACTGTACAGTGTACACTGGCTTATTATCCCTACTTTAACTTCATATctagttttcttttcaaaattaccaaaaaatttCTAGTCCAGTTACTGAGTGTTTACCAACTTGGATGCTTGTAAATCAACACTCGTTTATCCATGATACAGATTGCCTCTACCAATAAGAAATATACGAACTGATAGGGTTACTAAACTGGGTCTGCGACTCCAACAGGCCAGCTGATATTAATGTCCAAGTCTGCTGTCTCAACAACAGTTCAGACAATATTTTCTACAATAGACATAAACTCCACATGGAAAGCATCCAAGACAGCCAAATAAATGGCCTAGAACTAAGAGAAGAACGAATGAAAGCTACCTGAATAATCCTGGTATCCAGACACCTGAATGGTCCCGGCAGCTCGACACCATCGTGAATTCCATAACTTTAAAATGTCCTTAATCAGGCAATAATAAAGAAGGTACAAGTAGAATGCCAAACTACATCAAAGCAACCTCAAgaataatgcaatgcacaccCAAAACTGAAGACCAAGAACATATACTGACATAGAAACTCAAATTACCTGAGCAAACAAAAACAAGTAACTACTAAGTAATGTCAGCAATTCAAGATAAGATGGAATCATGACCTTTTCTTACCTTTCCGAGTCCCCATCAAGAAGTAAAAGTTCCTTAACCAAATTCTTTACTTTGTCGTCATATACTAACTGCAACTTTTTCTTCTGCAATGGAGACATGTCTCTCATCAGATGTTATTGCAAGAATGATAGAATCCTGGGATGAAGTCTATTACATAATCCATATGCATAAGTGCATAACAACAACAGAAACAAGGTAGACATAGCACAAGAAGGTACATGTTTTAGCTAAGGTAATTCAAGGAATTTAAAATCTCACGAGTACTGCCAGAGTAGGCATGCTTTACATTTATATGTAACTAAACCAAACTCCCTAGGTGAGTGATATATGATTTGAGCACACAACTCCTCAAAAAGCCAAAACTAAGAGTTCATGAGCCGCAGCCAATGCAACTGAAATAATTGTTAAGGTCTTCACCTGCAATTCGGTTGCTCGGTACAATGTTGTCCCCTTCAGCTCCTGTAGCTCATCAGCAGTGAACCAAAGCGGATTACCAAAAGTGGTCGGGAGCATATCGAGGTACCTGATCAAGAGATAACTATTTTCACTCAACGAGTAACGATGAAACAAGAAAccgaatgaaatgaaaaaacaaacaaatagcCACGTACGGCTTCCATGACGAGTTCTTACGAAGACGCTCCACAGTTAGCAACAAAATCATCAAGAACCGATcatctacttctccttcttcgaACATTGCTCTGCATTTCGGTCCTAATGAAGGATCTTGCAGAACTCTCATCGGAGTTATCGCTAAATCTAATGGAACAACAAGTAGAATCCCTGGAAATTGTAATAGAAGGTTTATTTAAGCATTAATTCCTGTGTAACTCTCGCCAGTGAAATGAATAAAGCCACTGTTACCTTCAACGACGTCGTCAGATGAAAAAATGCCGAAACCTTTATTGGGACCGCAGTATTTGATACTGCAACCACGTAATTCGACCATGTTCGCCTGGATTCGAGAATTCGAATGTCaagtaaaagaaaaggagaagacaataaaaataaagaaataacagGGAGTGGAACCTGCAACCATTGAAGGAACAGTTCGAGCTTGGTTTCTTCTTGGCCCTCCATTACTTTGGAGCTCTAGATCTCAGCGGCTTCGACTAGTCAGTCACTCAAGAGTCTAGGTTCCAAGTTGGGCTCCAAGTCGTAGTTGGTATGTCTGGATCGGAATAAATCAGAATCGGCCTTCATGAACCCTAGAATTGGTCCACATATTCAAAAACAGATaaatttttaggattttgagtgTGAATCAGCCATGTTGGATCGGTCATGGACGATTCCAATGATCCGATtaccaatttttaaaaccatggtatGGATTGTGCGACCGCCTATTAACGTTGACATACTCATTGAAGATACTTGCATGTTCGGAAGCAAGAAATCAGTCATTGTCAATTCCAATCATAGTTTAAAACTCGGAATGGGTCCTAAATACCCTAGAATCGGCCTCTCAAATTTAAAAGCCAGTGATTTCGgtcctaaaaaccctaaaatcgatctCTTCAAAATGTATAGGATCAGGATCAGTCATGGCCGATTCGACCAATCTAATTTTGATTTTCTCAATCATAGACTCTGGTTGATTACAAGTA is a window encoding:
- the LOC122665258 gene encoding uncharacterized protein LOC122665258 isoform X4, translating into MEGQEETKLELFLQWLQANMVELRGCSIKYCGPNKGFGIFSSDDVVEGILLVVPLDLAITPMRVLQDPSLGPKCRAMFEEGEVDDRFLMILLLTVERLRKNSSWKPYLDMLPTTFGNPLWFTADELQELKGTTLYRATELQKKKLQLVYDDKVKNLVKELLLLDGDSESEVQFEDFLWANSIFWTRALNIPFSRAYVFPQMPEEQENCCSSETQVQEKAEKSCGVSGVQNKTGEDTSPSTQGETVWVEGLVPGIDFCNHDLKAAATWEVDVTGLVTGVPSSMYLLSADQIPYQIEKEIFISYGNKGNEELLYLYGFVINNNPDDFLMVHYPVEAFQNVPFTETKAQLLETQMAEMRCLLPRSLLDRGFFSTLPLQDEASDKCQSGWDCTYSWSGQRKKPSYLNKLVFPEEFLAALRTIAMQEEELLHVSALLEELGCGEERQPSAAEVQAAVWEACGDSGALQLLVDLFHMKMMELEEGSGTEDCDTELLEKAHVMEMPEEYVRYRYRKQRWRAVDE